The genomic DNA CGATGTGGTGGGCGACGCGCGGCAGCAGTTTGCTGCTGGCGAGCCACAGGAGCAGTGCCAGCAGTATGCCCTTGGTGGTGAGGTTGAAGATAGCCAGGGTGTCGGTGCTGATCAGGAAGTTATGGATTTCCCGCTCGGTATCCTGGAGGGCCGGGATGCTGGCCAGCGGCGCCAGCAATGTGGTGCCGCTATCGCCGGAGTTGACAAACAGAAGGGCGAAGGTGGCCAGGATATCTTCGATCAGCAGGACACCGATGGCGATCTGTGCGTAGAGGCGGCTGCTTTCTTTGCGGTCGTTGAAAACTTTGACGATGATGATGGTCGATGAGAAGGTCAGGGCGGTGGCTATCAGCAGTGAGGCGGGGAGCGTGAAGCCCATGGCCAGACAGATGACCAGCCCCACCAGGGCCATGCCGCCGATGGTAGCCGCCGCCGTCAGCACCACGGTGCGGCCCAGTGTCTTAATAACGCTCAGGCGCAACTCGAGGCCGATGATGAACAGCAGCAGGGCGATGCCGATTTCGCTGAAGCTTTCGAAGGCCGGGCCGTTCTCTATCAGATGCAGCACCGACGGGCCGGCCAGGATGCCGGTGAGGATGTAGCCGACGAGCAGGGGCTGCTTCAACCAGCGCATAATCAAACTGATGGCTGTCGCCAGCGCGATGACCAGACTTAGTTCGGCGAAGACGTTGCCGTGCATGTTTGTGTTTTACCCCTCCCGTGTCATCCCCAGTATATCACAGGGCGTTCAGGAGATAGCCGGCACCGGCACCGCCGCCGATGATCAGCAGGCCAAGCAGGGCCAGCTCGATGCCGTCGTGCAGAGGCTTTCGCGTGTGCAATAAGTAGCCTTTCCACATGCCGGCTGCGAACAGCACAATGCAGGTCAGGGCGCAGTTCCAAATGACAGCCTCGAGGTGGTGGGGGAAGATGGCGAGCGGAATCAGCGTCAGGCCGCAGATGAGGAAGTAGGCGGCGAACTCGATGGCCGCCGGAATGAAATAGGCCTGGAAGCGGTGCTGTTTGACATGTCCGTCCAGCTCATCCTCGTAGTGCTCGCTGGTGTATTTGAGCGCCGCGGCATTGAAGCCGTTCAGCAGGATGCTGATGGCGGCGGTGATGACCAGGGTGCGCAGATTGGTGATGCTGGCAAAACTCAAGCCGGCGATGACGCCCGATCCGACAGCAAAGCCGCCCTCGACGCCTTCGAGCACCGAAAGGAAACGCTGTGCGCCAAAAGGCAAGGCTACCTGACGGCGGCGCTGGCGCATCACCAGGCGGAGTTTAGGGCTATTCATTGATGATTTTCTCGTTTTGTCTAGCGCTTATGTCTATTGTGCGCGTATACTAAGCTTAAGTATAACGCGTGCCGCCTGGATGGGGCGAAAAAAATGATCCGATATTTCTACAAAAACCTCCGCTCCAAGCAGGTCAGTGAACTGCAGGAATACCAGGCGGGCGCCTGGGTCTACGTTGAAGGCCCCAGCGAACAGGAAATCGACATGCTGGTGCGCGAGTTCAAGCTCGATGCCGGCCACATCAAGGATGCGCTCGACGCCGATGAGATGCCGCGCCTGGAAAAAGAAGGCGACACCAACTACATCTTTGTGCGCTATGCCTTCACGACTGAGGACATCGAGATAACCACGGCGCCACTGCTGTTCGTGGTCGGGCCTAACACCTTCATCACCATCTCGACCCAGCCGCTGCCGCGTCTGCAGCGTTTTGTGAACGGCAAAATTGATTTTGCTACCACCCAGCGCACCAAACTGGTACTGCAGATCATGGCGCAGATCGCCGACCAATATGAAAACTTCATTAATAACGTCGGCCGGCAGATCAAATACATGCGCGTCCAGCTGAAGCAGCACGATATCAATAATGATGATTTCGTCAACTTCGTGATGATCGAGGACGAGCTTAACGAGTTCCTCTCGGCGCTGCTGCCGACCACGGCCATCCTGCGCCGCCTGCTGCTGGGCCGTCACATACCGCTGTTCCATGAGGACCAGGATATCGTCGAGGACCTGCTGCTCAATAACGAACAGTCCATCGAGGCCTGCCGCAGCAACATCAAGACGGTGGCCAGTATCCGCGACGCCTACTCCACCATTGCCAGCAACAACCTGAACCGCTCGATGAAATGGCTGACGGCGGCGACGGTGGCCATCGCGCTGCCGAACGTCTTCTTTGGTATGTATGGCATGAACATCGACCTACCGATGCAGACCAACGGCGGCACCGGCGACCTGCGCGGCTACTTCATGGTTATCGGCATCACGGTCATTGTGACGGTCATTCTTCTGACACTTGCCAGGAGGCGCCGCATCATTTAAATGACGACGCCATAACAGGGATGAAAGCGGGCAGATAAAACGCTCGCGCTTCGTTGTGGTCTTGACATGGAAGCAGCTTATTGCTATACTACTTTTTGTGTTTTTTGCAAGGTCATCAAAGGACACATTTCCTGGGGTTGCCTTTTCTACTAGGCGATACGGTCCGCTCACGGACTAAGCCGAAACTGCGAGTGTAGAAAACGCTGGCTCCACGTGACTGCCCGCCAGGGCAAGACGGAGTCATGCCTCAAGGTGCATATACCAATAAACGAGGAGTAGTCTATGCCTATCACCATCCGCATAGTTCCTTCCAGGAGCAAGCGGATACCGGTAGACGTTGCGCCATCTTGGTTAGAATATATCGAGCATTAGTTATATAACCGCCTGAGCGATGTATGGCTATACACGTCGCGTCCGCCTTTGGGGTGCCTGAGTACGGCACCGGGGCGGGCGTTTTAGTTTACAAAAACTGACGCATATATAAAAGACGCTGCGTGATTGCAGCGTCTTTTTGATAGGCTGCAGCCTACTGGCTGGCTTCGCCGGTCGGCTGTGCGGGCTGGGCAGCCGGGTCGGGGGTCGGCGGTGTTTCGCCGACTTCCTTCAGCTTGGCATCGAGCAGGCTGCTGATCTTGGCGGCCGTGAAGATATTCTGGCCGTTGATCTCTTCAGACATGCTGCTGTTGTCGATGGTCTTGCCGTTGATGACGACGGTCGGCGTGCTGAGCTGGATGCCGGCCTTTTGGGCGGCACCCAGGTCGCGGTTGATACGGTCGGCCACCTCTTTGCTGGCGACGGCGGTCTGAAACTTGGGAATGTCCAGGCTCAGCTGCTTGGCGTATTTCTCGAAGAAGCTGCCACGGGCGTCGGCCGATACCTCGGACCACTCACTCTGATTGCCAAAGAGCAGGTCGTGCATTTCCCAGAACTTACCCTGCTGCCCGGCGGCTTCGGCAGCAGCGGCAGCGGCCTTGGCGTTGGGGTGGATAGAGGTCAGCGGCAGGTGGCGGAAGACGAAGGCGACCTTATCCTTATAGAGCTCCTTGGCCTGGGTCAGCGGCGAGAACAGGGCGCCGCAGCCGGGGCACTGAAAGTCGGCGTACTCGATGAAGACGACTTTGGCGTCGGCGTTGCCGTAGACGCGGTCGTCGGCGACGATCTTGGCAGGATCGCCCTCGAACTTAGCGGTTTGTGGTTTGGTAATGACCAGCAGCGCGATCGTCAGTACGCCAAGCCCGGCAAAAATAAGCCATTTCCATTTGTCCATGCAGATCTCCCTCTCTTTCGGATAAAACAGTACTAGTACTAATATAGCGCAATTGGCTGAGGATGACATGAGATACGGCGCAAAATTACAGCAGGGGTCGGCCGTGGTACAATCGGGGTACGATGTTCATCTCTATCTTGCTGCTGGTTGTCGACGTTCTCTTATGGCTGCTGTTAATTGCACTGCGTGCCGTCCGGCTGCACCGCAGCAGTGTCTCCGATTACGAACTGGACCGCCGCATCAAGGCGGGCGACGAAGTGGCCATTGAGACCCGGCGCCGCGACGAGCTGCTGCCGGAGCTGCGTGAGCTGAAATATCTGGTGGAATTGCTGTTGTTCGTGCTGGTCATCGTACTGACGGTGGTGCTGGCCGGTCCCTGGTGGGCGATTCCGATCATGTTCGTGGTGCTGCTGCAGATTGAGGCGACTGTCCGCTCCAAGTGGGTCATCGCCCAGGCCGAGCGGCTGTACGCGCAGCATGAGCTGGCAATCCTGGAGATCGTCGAGCGTTGCCGGCCGGTGCTGCAGCGTCTGCGCGGCGAAACGCCGCTGAACAAAGGCCAGTTCGTCTACACCAAGCAGGAGCTGCTGGACAGGCTGGCCACCACCACGGTACTGGACGAGCACGAGATGAGCCTGCTGAAGCATGGCTTGGCCTTCGGTGCCAAGACGGTCGAAGACGTTATGACGCCGCGGACGGTCATCGAGGCGATCCGCGAGACCGACACGCTGGGGCCGGTGCTGCTGGACCGGCTGCACAAGAGCGGCCATAGCCGTTTCCCGGTCTATGGAGAGGATATCGACCACATGACCGGCATGCTTTACACGCATGACCTGGTGCCACTGAACCCGAAGTTCAAGACAGTGCAGGATGCCACGCGCCACGATATCTTTTACATCCGGCAGGACCATAGTCTGGAGCATGCGCTGGCAGCCTTCCTGCGGACGCATCACCATCTGTTCATCGTGGTGAACCAGTATCGCGAGACGGTGGGGCTGCTCAGTCTGGAGGACGTGATAGAGGCTTTGCTGGGCCGGCGCATCGTCGATGAGTTCGACCAGCATCATGATCTGCGGGCGGTGGCCGAGAAGAATCCGCGCCACAACAACGTACCCAAGCAGCGCAAAGATGTGTAATGTGGTATAGTAAATCGCAATGACATGTTTCGTAAGTGATACCAATATGAATGACGGGGTCGGTGAATAAACCGGCTGCTTTATTCGCTTACGACCCCTCTCCCAGGCCATACCGTATACTGAAAAGTGATCATTGGAGATATTTACTATGGAACGAATTTTGAACAGTGCCGTGGCTGAACATGTCGGCAAAGAGATTACCGTAAGAGGCTGGCTGCACAAGAAGCGCCTGCTGGGCGGCCTGACGTTCATCAACCTGCGCGACCGCAGCGGGCTGGTACAGGTAGTCATCAAGGACAAGGACGAAGTGGAGAAGCTGCGCGGACTGCAGGTGGGTACCGTGCTGGCGGTAACCGGTACGGCCAAGGAAGAGCCGCGGGCACCTGGTGGCGCCGAGCTGCACGATGTGACGCTGGACGTCCTGGTGCCGGTGACCGACGAGCCGCCGATTGAGATTGATAAACCGCTGGGCCACAAGCCCGACAACCTGGACACCTTGTTCGATAACCGCGTCATCGGTCTGCGCAACCTGCAGGAGCGGGCAATCTTTGAGGTGCAGGCGACCATTACCCGGAGCATGCGCGCCCATTTTGACGAGCACGGCTTTACGGAGATGCACACGCCCAAGCTGCTGGCCGAGGCGACCGAAGGCGGCGCCGAGGTCTTTACGCTTGATTACTTCGGTAAGGTGGCGACGCTGGCCCAGAGCCCGCAGTTCTACAAGCAGATGATGGTGGGTGTGTTTGAGCGGGCGTATGAGATCGCGCCGGTGTACCGGGCTGAGCCAAGCGCGACGACCCGCCACATGTCCGAATACACCTCTGTTGACGGTGAAATGGGCTTCATTACGCTTGAAGACCTGAAGCAGTTCTTGAGCGGGCTGCTGAACCGTGTGGTCGATGATGTCTGGGCACGCCATGAGACCGAACTGAAGCGCTGGAACGCTACCAAGCCGGTACTGACTGCCGAGATTCCGACCATTGCCATGTCTGAGATTCACGAGAAGTACTCCAAGGCGACAGGTGAGAACTCTGTGGGTGAGAAGGACCTGCGGCCGGATGAGGAGCGTTGGATCTGTGAGTATGCTAAGAAGAACCTGGGATCGGAAGCTGTCTTCGTATCCGAATGGCCGGCCAGCGAAATGAAGTTCTATCACAAGGCCAACGATGAGACGCCGGAGATCGCTGACCGCGTGGACCTGTTGTTCCGCGGCGTCGAGATTACTACCGGCAGCATGCGCGAGCACGTGTATGAGAAGGTGGTGCAGCAACTGAAGGACTTGGCAGGTGGTGATCCTGAAGATCCTGGCTTCACACCACTGCTGACGGCCATGCGCTACGGCATGCCGCCGCACGGCGGCTTCGGCCTTGGGCTGGAGCGGCTGACGCAGAAGCTGATCGGGCTGAACAACGTCAAGGAAGCGACGTTGTTCCCGCGGGATATCAACCGGCTCGGGCCGTAGTGGCTTAAAGGTTGGGGCGATGTCTCAACTTACAATCGATAGCTTATAAGCTGGGAGACCGCCCCGCCCACCGCTGATGCGGGGGCGGGGTTGCTCCGTGCAGGGTCAGATCGGGAAGTTCCACGTCCGGGGCACGCGCGCCGGCTGTTCACCGCCGTGGATGGCGGCGTAGGACGGCATGGCGATGGTGGCTGGGTCGGCGTACGAGGTTCGGTTGGCGTGCGTCTTGGCCAGCAGCTGTGCGAAGGCGTGCCCCAGGTCGGTGGCCACCTGCTGGCTGCAGTAGCCGAAGCCGTGGCAGCCGACGTAGGCACCGTTGATGTCTGCGGCACCGGTGTTCTCGTGCGGGTGCGGCATCAGGTGGGCCGGCGGGTTGCCGGCGTAGCGGTGTTGCAGGTCGCCGAAGTCGCGCAGCAGACCGGCGGCCTGGTGGGCCATGGTCCGGGCGTGGTGCGTGCCGTTGCCGGTGGTGACGACCAACAGCAGGGCGTCCTCGGAACGCGAGTAGCGGTCGGTCGGGTCCAGCAGGACGAGCGCCCGGGGCTCCAGCGGAGAGTTCCGCAGGATGCCGTGGGGCACTGGGTCCTGCAAGGCGGACTTGGCGGCCTCGGTGAGGAGGGTACGCAGGTCGGGGTCGTCCAACAGTGTGTAGGGGTTGCCGTAGTGGACGAGCTGCACGTGCGGAAGCGGGGTGTTCATGAGGAGATCCTCTTCGATCGGAGGTGCATGGAGCGCTCTATTTCGAGCTATTACATTATATCACAAATCTTATAAAAAGTCAATTAAAAAGCTTACGTTCTGGGAGTGCCTGGCGCGTTATCAAGATACTGCCAGACGTACCAGCTGGCAACGGACTCAAAAGGGTGCCAGTGATGCTGTTCGGCGATGACGATCATCTCGGCAGGTGCGGGGATGGTGGGCAGACCATAGAGTTTCTGCATGCCCATACGGACGCCCAGGTCGCCAGTAGGAAGCACATCGAGGCGGCCCATGGCCCACATCAGGAACATGTGGGCGGTCCACTCGCCGATGCCTTTGACGGCGGTCAGCTCTATGATGATCTGTTCGTTGGAGCGGTGTTCGATATCGGCGAAGTCGATACGGCCGTCAAGCACGTGCCGGGCCAGATCTTTGACATAGGCGACTTTGGAGCGGCTGAGCCCGGCGGCGCGGAGCGTGTCGTCCGGGCAGTTGATGATGGCCTGTGGCGCCGGAAATGCTCCGGCGAAAATGGCGGTGAAGCGGTCGGTGATGGTGGCGGCCGCTTTGACGCTGAGCTGCTGGCCGATAATGGAGCGGACGAGCTCGTGGTAATAATCGGTGTGCGGACGGATGGTGCAGGGGCCGGTCTGGCGGATGACCGGCGCCAAACAGGTGTCATGCCGGCTAAGATGAGCGGCAGCAATGCGGGCCT from Candidatus Saccharibacteria bacterium includes the following:
- a CDS encoding VIT1/CCC1 transporter family protein, translating into MNSPKLRLVMRQRRRQVALPFGAQRFLSVLEGVEGGFAVGSGVIAGLSFASITNLRTLVITAAISILLNGFNAAALKYTSEHYEDELDGHVKQHRFQAYFIPAAIEFAAYFLICGLTLIPLAIFPHHLEAVIWNCALTCIVLFAAGMWKGYLLHTRKPLHDGIELALLGLLIIGGGAGAGYLLNAL
- a CDS encoding DNA-3-methyladenine glycosylase 2 family protein — encoded protein: MHFVISDAQARIAAAHLSRHDTCLAPVIRQTGPCTIRPHTDYYHELVRSIIGQQLSVKAAATITDRFTAIFAGAFPAPQAIINCPDDTLRAAGLSRSKVAYVKDLARHVLDGRIDFADIEHRSNEQIIIELTAVKGIGEWTAHMFLMWAMGRLDVLPTGDLGVRMGMQKLYGLPTIPAPAEMIVIAEQHHWHPFESVASWYVWQYLDNAPGTPRT
- a CDS encoding thioredoxin domain-containing protein gives rise to the protein MDKWKWLIFAGLGVLTIALLVITKPQTAKFEGDPAKIVADDRVYGNADAKVVFIEYADFQCPGCGALFSPLTQAKELYKDKVAFVFRHLPLTSIHPNAKAAAAAAEAAGQQGKFWEMHDLLFGNQSEWSEVSADARGSFFEKYAKQLSLDIPKFQTAVASKEVADRINRDLGAAQKAGIQLSTPTVVINGKTIDNSSMSEEINGQNIFTAAKISSLLDAKLKEVGETPPTPDPAAQPAQPTGEASQ
- a CDS encoding CBS domain-containing protein; its protein translation is MFISILLLVVDVLLWLLLIALRAVRLHRSSVSDYELDRRIKAGDEVAIETRRRDELLPELRELKYLVELLLFVLVIVLTVVLAGPWWAIPIMFVVLLQIEATVRSKWVIAQAERLYAQHELAILEIVERCRPVLQRLRGETPLNKGQFVYTKQELLDRLATTTVLDEHEMSLLKHGLAFGAKTVEDVMTPRTVIEAIRETDTLGPVLLDRLHKSGHSRFPVYGEDIDHMTGMLYTHDLVPLNPKFKTVQDATRHDIFYIRQDHSLEHALAAFLRTHHHLFIVVNQYRETVGLLSLEDVIEALLGRRIVDEFDQHHDLRAVAEKNPRHNNVPKQRKDV
- the aspS gene encoding aspartate--tRNA(Asn) ligase: MERILNSAVAEHVGKEITVRGWLHKKRLLGGLTFINLRDRSGLVQVVIKDKDEVEKLRGLQVGTVLAVTGTAKEEPRAPGGAELHDVTLDVLVPVTDEPPIEIDKPLGHKPDNLDTLFDNRVIGLRNLQERAIFEVQATITRSMRAHFDEHGFTEMHTPKLLAEATEGGAEVFTLDYFGKVATLAQSPQFYKQMMVGVFERAYEIAPVYRAEPSATTRHMSEYTSVDGEMGFITLEDLKQFLSGLLNRVVDDVWARHETELKRWNATKPVLTAEIPTIAMSEIHEKYSKATGENSVGEKDLRPDEERWICEYAKKNLGSEAVFVSEWPASEMKFYHKANDETPEIADRVDLLFRGVEITTGSMREHVYEKVVQQLKDLAGGDPEDPGFTPLLTAMRYGMPPHGGFGLGLERLTQKLIGLNNVKEATLFPRDINRLGP
- a CDS encoding magnesium transporter CorA family protein; this translates as MIRYFYKNLRSKQVSELQEYQAGAWVYVEGPSEQEIDMLVREFKLDAGHIKDALDADEMPRLEKEGDTNYIFVRYAFTTEDIEITTAPLLFVVGPNTFITISTQPLPRLQRFVNGKIDFATTQRTKLVLQIMAQIADQYENFINNVGRQIKYMRVQLKQHDINNDDFVNFVMIEDELNEFLSALLPTTAILRRLLLGRHIPLFHEDQDIVEDLLLNNEQSIEACRSNIKTVASIRDAYSTIASNNLNRSMKWLTAATVAIALPNVFFGMYGMNIDLPMQTNGGTGDLRGYFMVIGITVIVTVILLTLARRRRII